A genome region from Chryseobacterium sp. G0186 includes the following:
- a CDS encoding DUF1566 domain-containing protein, translating to MKKILFLFLSVFTLFSCGSDNGGDDNNGTSNNVYPKVTTGQLTFNQAQFTFHGTVTSAGSGFSTRGFCWAKTINPTINGSKTISDFNNSVGDYSLTPDYGADFEKSTLYYFRAFVRTGSGETIYGENVTFITPGKMDINFKMVKQIYTTAATFETDKITVNYLEPFYPDEKGFCYRTSAGVDISNGQTVKAAIANNYSAYELEAVGLLPNTTYYVKSYVKEGAQVYYSAEKTFKTAGAIGASGGYVFYDKGETTDGWRYLEAAPNNLIYNGSDKVQWGCPFDIINQTQSVMGSGPANTARIVSQCSDANSAARLCDNYVLNGLTDWFLPSEDELMAFYKSANNVYNIASNNVSQKYYWSSTEVPGSNQVKILEGYIGHMWSYTKDYYSVRVRPVRRF from the coding sequence ATGAAGAAAATCTTATTTCTTTTCTTATCTGTTTTTACCCTTTTTTCATGTGGTTCAGATAATGGCGGGGATGACAACAATGGGACAAGCAACAATGTATATCCAAAAGTTACAACAGGCCAACTTACCTTTAACCAGGCTCAATTCACGTTCCATGGGACGGTAACCTCAGCGGGATCCGGATTTTCAACTCGTGGATTCTGTTGGGCAAAAACAATCAATCCTACCATCAACGGTTCTAAAACAATTTCTGATTTCAATAATTCTGTGGGAGATTATTCCCTTACCCCAGATTATGGTGCTGATTTTGAAAAATCGACCCTTTATTACTTCAGAGCTTTCGTTAGAACTGGTAGTGGGGAAACCATTTATGGGGAGAATGTTACGTTTATCACTCCAGGAAAAATGGACATTAATTTCAAAATGGTGAAGCAGATATATACAACAGCTGCTACTTTCGAGACAGACAAAATTACAGTCAATTATCTTGAGCCTTTCTATCCGGATGAAAAAGGATTCTGTTACAGAACCAGTGCAGGGGTAGACATTTCAAACGGGCAGACCGTTAAGGCTGCAATTGCCAATAATTATTCTGCTTATGAGCTTGAAGCTGTCGGATTACTTCCTAACACGACCTATTATGTAAAATCTTATGTAAAAGAGGGTGCACAAGTATATTACTCGGCTGAGAAAACATTTAAAACAGCCGGAGCCATTGGTGCTTCCGGTGGATATGTTTTCTATGACAAAGGAGAAACTACAGATGGGTGGAGATATTTAGAAGCTGCACCTAATAATCTTATCTACAATGGATCTGATAAAGTTCAGTGGGGATGTCCTTTCGATATTATCAATCAGACCCAATCGGTAATGGGATCAGGTCCTGCCAATACAGCCAGAATTGTTTCTCAGTGTTCTGACGCTAATTCAGCAGCAAGATTGTGTGATAACTATGTTCTGAATGGCTTAACAGACTGGTTCCTTCCTTCAGAGGATGAATTAATGGCATTTTATAAAAGTGCTAATAATGTTTACAATATTGCATCCAACAATGTATCACAAAAGTACTACTGGAGTTCTACAGAGGTACCGGGAAGCAATCAGGTAAAGATTCTGGAAGGATATATTGGACATATGTGGAGCTACACCAAAGATTACTATTCGGTGAGAGTGAGACCTGTCAGAAGATTCTAA
- a CDS encoding RtcB family protein → MEFNGNHLIELGYRPAKWFKDAITYINENSLNEEQIKEYLELFKQPEIIPLHETAKDFIINIKAEHESENDNVDKVIRTMNVLMKTPTLIHGAVMPDACPTGPEGQIPVGGVVVAKNAIHPGFHSADICCSVMLTDFGKVNPKDILDAAHAVTHFGYGGRPRGEQMPMSQELMEAFRGNEFLNDEKLISIARSHMGTQGDGNHFLFVGISKNTGNTMLVTHHGSRAPGAALYDKGMKVANRFRQDISPETLKENAWIPYDTEEGKAYWEALQLIRTWTKENHTSIHDAVLNKLALEKENRYWNEHNFVFKDGDLFYHAKGATPLDDKFMPDITGPRLIPLNMAEPVLIVQGKTNERNLGFAPHGAGRNFSRTQHKRSMAHKTTEEIFNEETQGLDIRFYSNEIDISELPSAYKSAKNVRAQIEEYGLCEVLDEVMPYGCIMAGDVQKNAPWKKKKKYRKA, encoded by the coding sequence ATGGAATTTAATGGAAATCACTTAATCGAATTAGGATATAGACCGGCAAAATGGTTTAAAGATGCCATTACCTATATCAATGAAAATAGCTTGAATGAAGAACAGATCAAAGAATATTTGGAACTCTTCAAGCAACCGGAAATTATTCCGCTTCATGAAACAGCCAAGGATTTTATCATTAATATCAAAGCTGAACATGAAAGTGAAAATGATAATGTAGATAAAGTAATCAGGACTATGAATGTTCTGATGAAAACACCTACACTAATCCATGGAGCTGTTATGCCTGATGCCTGTCCTACAGGTCCTGAGGGGCAGATTCCGGTAGGAGGTGTGGTTGTTGCCAAAAATGCAATTCACCCGGGATTCCATAGTGCAGATATTTGTTGTTCTGTGATGTTAACAGATTTTGGAAAGGTCAATCCAAAGGATATTCTGGATGCTGCTCACGCAGTAACACATTTCGGATATGGAGGAAGACCTAGAGGGGAGCAAATGCCAATGTCTCAGGAATTGATGGAAGCCTTCAGAGGGAATGAGTTCCTGAATGATGAAAAACTGATCAGTATTGCCCGTTCTCATATGGGAACCCAGGGAGACGGAAATCACTTCCTGTTCGTGGGAATCTCTAAAAATACAGGAAATACCATGTTGGTAACCCATCACGGATCCAGAGCTCCGGGTGCAGCATTATATGATAAGGGAATGAAAGTAGCCAACCGTTTCAGACAGGATATTTCTCCTGAAACATTAAAGGAAAATGCCTGGATTCCTTATGATACTGAAGAGGGTAAGGCCTATTGGGAAGCGTTACAGCTGATCAGAACATGGACCAAGGAAAATCATACTTCTATTCATGATGCAGTACTTAATAAGTTAGCATTGGAAAAAGAAAACAGATATTGGAATGAACATAATTTTGTCTTCAAGGATGGTGATTTATTTTACCATGCTAAAGGAGCCACTCCACTGGATGATAAATTCATGCCTGATATCACGGGACCAAGGCTGATTCCATTGAATATGGCAGAACCGGTATTGATTGTGCAGGGAAAAACGAATGAGAGAAACCTTGGGTTTGCCCCACACGGAGCAGGAAGAAATTTCAGCAGAACTCAGCATAAAAGATCTATGGCTCATAAAACAACGGAAGAGATCTTCAATGAAGAAACACAAGGATTGGATATTCGTTTCTACTCCAATGAGATTGATATTTCCGAGTTACCGAGTGCTTATAAAAGTGCTAAAAATGTAAGAGCACAGATTGAAGAATATGGTCTTTGTGAAGTACTGGATGAAGTAATGCCTTACGGATGTATTATGGCTGGGGATGTTCAGAAAAATGCACCCTGGAAGAAAAAAAAGAAATATAGAAAGGCATAG
- a CDS encoding HopJ type III effector protein, which translates to MVLLEQLQHFPETIEFNEVIAYIDQHYDFTPTAFKNGNTENEAGQNNGSCKVFSFAKLHELTKQRTLFLFGGFYREDVLKNPNADDHQNIRNFMEFGWPGISFEGEALKEK; encoded by the coding sequence ATGGTATTATTAGAACAGTTACAACACTTTCCGGAAACAATTGAATTTAATGAAGTCATTGCTTACATTGATCAACACTATGATTTTACCCCTACAGCATTCAAAAATGGAAATACTGAAAATGAAGCAGGTCAGAATAACGGTTCATGTAAGGTGTTCAGCTTTGCAAAGCTTCATGAATTAACCAAGCAGAGGACTCTTTTCCTTTTTGGAGGATTTTATAGAGAAGATGTGTTAAAAAATCCCAATGCAGACGACCATCAGAACATCAGAAACTTTATGGAATTTGGGTGGCCGGGAATTTCCTTTGAGGGTGAGGCGTTGAAAGAAAAATAG
- a CDS encoding helix-turn-helix transcriptional regulator gives MSSNKNALIRYKTLDKCLKNKYRKYTLEDLIDECSEALFEFEGKESFVSKRTIQLDLQNMRSEKFGYEAPIEVYERKYYRYTDPEYSIHNISVNESDLKAMNNAVQILKQFKDFSMFKEMNGVIQKLEDSIHATSQKSIIHLDKNEQLKGLEHIDILYESILNKKVLKILYKSFTAKESSIYTVHPQLLKEFNNRWFLICLYKQKMYNLALDRMENIEMDENLPYIDMDLDGDEYFKDVVGVTVAESMAPRNIIFFVDSANAPYVKTKPLHKSQETISETKDGTLFKVCVQLNNELERLLLGFGNSLVVHKPRRLRLRMEEKFRAGNKNYQDLIIPEESSIKD, from the coding sequence ATGTCATCCAATAAAAACGCACTGATCCGCTACAAAACTTTAGACAAATGTCTCAAGAATAAGTATCGAAAATATACCCTTGAAGATCTTATTGATGAATGTTCTGAGGCTTTGTTCGAGTTTGAAGGAAAAGAATCTTTTGTAAGCAAACGGACCATCCAGCTTGATCTGCAGAATATGCGAAGTGAAAAATTCGGATATGAGGCGCCTATTGAAGTTTACGAAAGAAAATACTACCGTTACACTGATCCGGAATACAGCATCCATAATATTTCTGTGAATGAAAGTGACCTGAAAGCGATGAATAATGCCGTTCAGATTCTGAAGCAGTTCAAGGACTTTTCTATGTTTAAGGAGATGAATGGGGTGATTCAGAAGCTGGAAGATTCCATTCATGCAACCAGCCAGAAATCAATTATTCATTTGGATAAAAATGAGCAGTTGAAAGGATTGGAACATATTGATATTCTTTATGAAAGCATACTCAATAAAAAAGTGTTAAAAATCCTCTATAAAAGTTTTACAGCAAAAGAATCCAGTATTTATACTGTACATCCTCAGTTATTGAAAGAATTTAATAACCGTTGGTTTTTGATCTGTCTTTACAAGCAGAAAATGTATAATCTTGCCCTGGACAGAATGGAAAACATTGAAATGGATGAAAACCTGCCATACATTGATATGGATCTGGACGGAGATGAATACTTTAAGGATGTTGTTGGGGTTACCGTTGCAGAATCCATGGCTCCCAGAAACATCATCTTCTTTGTAGATTCAGCCAACGCCCCTTATGTGAAAACAAAGCCATTACACAAAAGCCAGGAAACGATCAGTGAAACAAAAGATGGAACCTTGTTTAAAGTTTGTGTACAGCTCAACAATGAGTTAGAGAGACTCTTATTAGGGTTTGGAAATTCCTTGGTGGTTCATAAGCCACGAAGATTACGGCTGAGAATGGAGGAAAAATTCAGAGCCGGAAATAAAAATTATCAGGATTTGATTATTCCCGAAGAAAGCTCCATTAAAGATTGA
- a CDS encoding DUF1501 domain-containing protein produces MLIKRREFLKISSLATASLLMPNFLKAMTLDEALIPNQNILIVLQFTGGNDGLNTIIPTKNDIYFRERKTLAIQDSLFLTDEAGINPSLSYFKELFDSGELSVMNNVGYPNPDKSHFRSMDIWQSASKSDEFLETGWLGRFLDEECYRCEHPTQALEVDDMLSLALKGDNNKAFAFKDPKRLYQTSQEKYFKSLYDHHHDDETVSYLYQTLGSTINNAGYIFEKSKAKKTEQIYPNSQLGKDFKTVASLIKSDINTQVYYLSVGSFDTHVNQNERQKKLFSDINEAVKSFVADMKSNGLFNNILLMTFSEFGRRVAQNASNGTDHGTANQMFFISGNLKKKGVLNALPDLQNLNEGDLIYKEDFRKVYATILKNWLKADSSKVLGWKDGIYDFI; encoded by the coding sequence ATGTTAATCAAAAGAAGAGAATTTCTAAAAATAAGTTCATTGGCAACAGCTTCTCTGCTAATGCCTAATTTTCTAAAGGCCATGACATTGGATGAAGCCCTGATCCCGAATCAGAATATCCTTATAGTCCTTCAGTTTACGGGAGGAAACGACGGTCTGAACACCATCATCCCTACTAAAAATGATATTTACTTCAGAGAAAGAAAAACACTCGCCATTCAGGATTCTTTATTTCTGACTGACGAAGCGGGAATTAACCCTTCTCTATCCTATTTTAAAGAGCTTTTTGACAGTGGGGAGCTTTCTGTAATGAACAATGTGGGCTACCCCAATCCGGATAAGTCTCATTTCCGAAGTATGGACATCTGGCAATCTGCAAGTAAAAGTGATGAATTTCTGGAAACAGGCTGGCTTGGCCGCTTTCTGGATGAGGAATGTTACCGTTGTGAGCATCCCACCCAGGCTCTGGAAGTAGATGATATGCTCAGCCTCGCCTTAAAGGGAGACAACAATAAAGCATTTGCTTTTAAAGATCCCAAAAGACTGTATCAAACCAGTCAGGAGAAGTATTTCAAATCCCTTTATGACCACCATCATGATGATGAAACGGTTTCTTACCTATATCAAACCTTAGGCTCTACCATCAATAATGCAGGGTATATTTTTGAAAAAAGTAAAGCAAAAAAAACAGAACAGATCTACCCTAATTCTCAACTTGGAAAAGATTTTAAAACCGTAGCGTCTCTCATTAAATCAGATATCAACACCCAAGTATATTATCTTTCTGTTGGAAGCTTTGATACCCATGTTAATCAGAATGAAAGACAGAAAAAGCTTTTTAGCGATATCAACGAAGCTGTAAAATCGTTTGTTGCCGATATGAAAAGCAATGGATTATTCAACAATATTCTGCTGATGACGTTTTCTGAATTCGGACGCCGTGTTGCCCAGAATGCCAGCAATGGAACTGATCATGGAACGGCTAATCAAATGTTTTTCATCAGCGGAAATCTCAAAAAGAAAGGGGTATTGAATGCTCTTCCCGATTTGCAGAATTTGAACGAAGGGGATCTTATCTATAAGGAAGATTTCAGAAAAGTCTACGCCACAATTTTGAAAAACTGGCTTAAGGCAGATTCCTCCAAGGTATTAGGATGGAAAGACGGAATTTATGATTTTATATAA
- a CDS encoding DUF1800 family protein → MADSLLQNKHLLWRAGFGPGINQIEDLKNKNSKTLINELLKEDHFSEVTYDTPDLDSAADYMNSMAPAEKKKEMQRINREQNNELNLNFLDKIVNSKEQMREKMAFFWHGHFASRVVNPKFNKQLLNTIRKNALGNFKDLLFEVSQSPAMLNFLNNQQNKKDHPNENFAREVMELFTMGRGNYTEKDVREGAIAFTGWSYDKEGNFKERKNQHDEGTKTFLGKTGNFDGADALHIILDQKATAQFITTKIYKFFVNENVDHDRINTLSTHFYDSGYDIKKLMTEIFSSSWFYDRKNIGNRIKSPVELMAGIMRILPMQIQNPENLIVYQKLLGQMLLYPPNVSGWPNGKSWIDSSTLMLRLQVPQIWSGLRPLEYSPRQDDDIDMGMKSKETALNKTFKNPNIIIDWDRVNTIFAHKNCEDYLIQSMQSPDMNTVKDFSDKSIKMNIINLMSTPEYQLM, encoded by the coding sequence ATGGCTGATTCATTATTACAAAACAAACATCTTCTCTGGCGCGCAGGCTTCGGTCCTGGAATTAACCAAATTGAAGATTTGAAAAATAAAAACAGTAAAACATTGATCAATGAGTTATTGAAAGAGGATCATTTTAGTGAGGTTACTTATGACACTCCGGATCTGGATTCTGCAGCAGATTACATGAACAGTATGGCTCCGGCAGAAAAGAAAAAGGAGATGCAAAGGATCAACAGAGAACAAAACAATGAACTGAACCTTAATTTTCTGGATAAAATTGTCAACAGCAAAGAGCAGATGAGGGAAAAGATGGCTTTTTTCTGGCACGGTCATTTTGCATCAAGGGTTGTTAATCCAAAATTCAACAAACAGCTTTTAAATACCATTCGGAAAAATGCATTGGGAAATTTTAAAGACCTACTTTTTGAAGTAAGCCAGTCACCGGCAATGCTCAACTTTCTGAATAACCAACAGAACAAAAAAGATCATCCTAATGAAAATTTTGCCCGTGAAGTCATGGAACTGTTTACCATGGGAAGAGGAAATTATACGGAAAAGGATGTAAGAGAGGGAGCCATAGCATTTACGGGATGGAGCTATGATAAAGAGGGAAATTTTAAGGAAAGAAAAAATCAGCATGATGAAGGAACCAAGACTTTTTTAGGTAAAACAGGTAATTTTGATGGCGCGGATGCTTTACATATCATTCTGGATCAAAAGGCTACAGCCCAATTTATTACTACTAAAATTTATAAATTTTTCGTCAATGAAAATGTAGATCATGATAGAATCAATACACTCAGCACTCATTTTTATGATTCTGGTTATGATATAAAAAAACTGATGACTGAAATATTTTCAAGCTCATGGTTTTATGATCGAAAAAACATCGGAAACAGGATAAAATCCCCTGTGGAACTGATGGCAGGAATTATGCGAATACTTCCCATGCAGATTCAAAATCCTGAAAACCTCATCGTTTATCAAAAATTGCTGGGACAAATGTTACTGTACCCACCCAATGTTTCAGGATGGCCCAATGGAAAATCCTGGATTGACAGCTCTACCCTCATGCTGAGACTGCAGGTTCCACAAATATGGTCCGGACTTCGGCCCCTGGAATACAGTCCCAGACAGGATGATGATATTGACATGGGAATGAAATCTAAGGAAACTGCTTTAAACAAGACCTTTAAAAACCCGAATATTATCATAGACTGGGATCGTGTAAATACAATTTTTGCTCATAAAAACTGTGAGGATTATTTAATTCAAAGTATGCAAAGTCCGGATATGAATACTGTAAAGGATTTTTCTGACAAGAGTATCAAAATGAATATCATCAACCTTATGTCTACCCCTGAATATCAATTGATGTAA
- a CDS encoding glucokinase: protein MILNPKFPLYLPGVENSNNDNVSIIGASLREDITILGSFVSGNGGLEIKIQNTYSTKEYASFTDILKKFIQDNQLENIQRLGMAVPGPVIDGKSSPVRLGWNLDVEEYKRDFGFEKVEMLNDLEASAYGMALLDDSDLEAIYTSGHLEKGNVAILAPGNGLGEAGYFFDGKNLRPFATEGGHSEFSPRTNVEVEFYQFLNNIYGIVSWENVLSKTGLFNIYRFLRDVKRHPEPEWLGERLAKGNFAEELYKAAVEDNVLICKIALDTFLEFLAREANNLTLKLKATGGLLIAGDIPQMVSEYIDKDKFYEKFKISDKMEGMLKNIPIYLVKQNHTALKGMALYAAYYQE, encoded by the coding sequence ATGATTCTGAATCCAAAATTTCCACTTTATTTACCAGGAGTAGAGAATAGTAATAATGATAATGTTTCTATCATTGGGGCAAGTCTTCGTGAAGATATAACAATCTTAGGCTCTTTTGTTTCCGGTAACGGGGGTCTTGAGATAAAAATTCAAAATACATATTCTACGAAAGAATATGCTTCCTTTACCGATATTCTAAAAAAGTTTATCCAAGATAATCAGCTGGAAAACATACAGCGTCTGGGAATGGCAGTGCCAGGACCGGTAATTGACGGGAAAAGCAGCCCTGTAAGATTGGGCTGGAATTTAGATGTTGAAGAATATAAGAGAGACTTTGGGTTTGAAAAAGTAGAGATGCTGAACGACCTTGAAGCTTCAGCTTATGGAATGGCTCTTCTTGATGATAGTGATCTTGAAGCGATCTACACAAGTGGTCATTTAGAAAAAGGAAATGTAGCCATCCTTGCTCCCGGAAACGGACTTGGAGAAGCCGGATATTTCTTTGACGGAAAAAATCTAAGACCTTTTGCAACAGAGGGTGGACATTCTGAATTTTCACCAAGAACCAATGTAGAAGTTGAGTTTTATCAATTCCTGAACAATATCTACGGGATTGTAAGCTGGGAAAATGTACTTTCAAAGACAGGTTTATTTAATATTTACAGATTCCTGAGAGATGTGAAAAGACATCCGGAACCGGAATGGTTGGGAGAACGTCTTGCCAAAGGAAACTTTGCAGAAGAACTTTATAAGGCTGCCGTAGAAGATAATGTACTGATCTGTAAAATTGCTTTGGATACTTTCCTTGAGTTTTTAGCCAGAGAAGCCAATAACCTTACCTTAAAACTGAAGGCAACCGGAGGTTTACTGATTGCAGGAGATATTCCTCAAATGGTAAGCGAATATATTGATAAGGATAAATTTTATGAAAAATTCAAGATCAGTGATAAAATGGAGGGAATGCTTAAAAATATTCCGATCTATCTGGTCAAGCAAAATCATACAGCATTAAAAGGGATGGCACTATATGCTGCCTACTACCAAGAATAA
- a CDS encoding YceI family protein, with translation MKKIFLLAVLAGGLAFGQSKKVVASDVHWWGYKVAKSEASSHDGTVKVKSGDMVMKGNQLVGGSFVLDMTSINATDLTGEYQQKLNGHLKNGDFFEVEKFPTATFKITGVKKNNDKVYSSLVTGTLTLKGKTSPITFPAKISYSKGVVSLVSNKFSFDRQKFDVAYKSTMQDVFVKDDIDMLVKVTAQ, from the coding sequence ATGAAAAAAATATTTTTATTAGCAGTTTTAGCTGGTGGTCTAGCTTTCGGACAGTCCAAAAAAGTAGTGGCATCTGATGTTCACTGGTGGGGATACAAAGTAGCAAAATCTGAGGCAAGTTCTCACGACGGAACTGTAAAAGTGAAGTCTGGAGATATGGTAATGAAAGGAAACCAGCTTGTAGGAGGAAGCTTCGTATTGGATATGACTTCTATCAACGCTACTGACCTTACAGGAGAGTATCAGCAGAAATTAAACGGACACCTTAAGAATGGTGATTTCTTTGAAGTTGAAAAATTTCCTACTGCTACGTTCAAAATTACAGGAGTAAAGAAAAACAATGATAAGGTTTATAGCTCTTTAGTAACAGGAACGCTTACTTTAAAAGGAAAAACAAGCCCTATTACTTTCCCTGCTAAGATTTCTTACAGCAAAGGAGTAGTAAGTTTAGTATCAAACAAATTCTCTTTCGACAGACAAAAATTTGATGTAGCGTACAAGTCAACAATGCAGGATGTTTTTGTGAAAGATGATATTGATATGCTGGTTAAGGTAACTGCTCAATAA
- a CDS encoding YceI family protein — protein MKRLLLFAMVCASISFVSAQRKFDKVSKVTSSEIRWWGYKVVKTEASSHSGTVKLKSGKFNFDHTVLVDGEFIIDMRSMMAGDVSDEDQIKLTNDLKGTNFFEVKKFPVAKFHLTKIIPLANSEYNSTVYGDLTLKGVRKTISFPANVYVTQFTTSIESAKFSLNRRDFKVFYQSSLKDYFIKNEMDIQFKVTTEMLDNENRIPKKKK, from the coding sequence ATGAAAAGATTACTATTGTTTGCTATGGTGTGCGCAAGTATATCATTTGTTTCTGCCCAAAGGAAATTTGATAAGGTTTCAAAGGTGACTTCATCAGAGATCAGATGGTGGGGCTACAAGGTTGTAAAAACCGAAGCTTCCTCACATTCCGGAACCGTAAAACTGAAGAGCGGAAAATTCAACTTTGACCACACCGTTTTGGTAGACGGAGAGTTTATTATAGATATGAGAAGTATGATGGCAGGAGATGTTTCTGATGAAGATCAGATCAAGCTTACCAATGATCTGAAAGGGACTAACTTCTTTGAAGTAAAAAAATTCCCGGTAGCCAAATTTCATTTGACTAAAATTATTCCTTTAGCAAACAGTGAATACAATTCAACCGTATATGGAGATCTTACCCTTAAAGGAGTGAGAAAAACCATTTCTTTCCCTGCGAACGTATATGTTACTCAGTTTACAACATCCATTGAATCTGCTAAATTCTCTCTGAATAGAAGAGACTTTAAAGTATTCTACCAGTCTTCATTAAAAGATTATTTTATTAAGAATGAAATGGATATTCAGTTCAAGGTAACTACTGAAATGCTGGACAATGAAAACAGGATTCCTAAGAAGAAAAAGTAA
- a CDS encoding alpha/beta hydrolase: MKIYIVSGLGADFKVLERIEFPKHCELIFIDWLIPEKNEAFHAYVERMAEKVDASEPFCLLGYSFGGIMVQEIDRLKPAEKVVILGSIKSDKEKSKFIKTGEVTKIPRILPVGLFNTKAASVYALVRKLFDPKNPKLLQYFKVRDPYYLKWSVEKVSEWKFEENPKVIQILGDKDIVFPVRYSKPDYVIKGGTHLFPATKSKEVSKILNEVFSEK; this comes from the coding sequence ATGAAAATTTATATTGTAAGCGGTCTTGGAGCAGACTTTAAGGTGCTTGAAAGAATTGAGTTTCCCAAGCATTGTGAGTTGATTTTTATAGACTGGCTTATTCCCGAGAAAAACGAGGCTTTTCATGCCTATGTAGAAAGGATGGCTGAGAAAGTTGATGCTTCGGAGCCGTTCTGTTTACTGGGATATTCCTTTGGAGGAATTATGGTGCAGGAGATTGATCGGCTGAAGCCAGCAGAAAAAGTGGTGATCCTGGGAAGTATAAAATCTGATAAGGAAAAATCCAAATTCATCAAGACAGGAGAGGTTACAAAGATTCCGAGAATACTTCCGGTAGGATTATTTAATACCAAGGCAGCCAGTGTGTATGCATTGGTACGAAAGCTTTTTGATCCTAAAAATCCAAAACTTCTCCAATATTTCAAAGTAAGGGATCCTTATTACCTAAAGTGGTCTGTAGAAAAAGTTTCCGAATGGAAATTTGAAGAAAATCCTAAAGTGATTCAAATATTAGGAGATAAGGATATTGTTTTCCCGGTCCGATATTCAAAACCAGACTATGTAATTAAGGGAGGAACCCATTTATTTCCTGCGACCAAATCCAAGGAAGTTTCCAAAATACTGAACGAAGTGTTTTCTGAGAAATAG
- a CDS encoding ammonium transporter: MKIGLKWIVSFSIIALVAIGGLFWNPATAIVNPDEFLSEDKIVGADVAWILAAAGLVLLMTPGLSFFYGGMVGKKNVISTMLQSFIALGVISILWILVGFSLSFGESLGFNINGNHYGIIGNPLSYPFFNGVGVFPHKAMASTIPFILFALFQMKFAVITPAIITGSFAERVRFISYLLFIVLFSLFIYTPLCHMVWHPDGLLNKYFGVKDFAGGTVVHMSAGFAALAGALVVGSRKAPHHEPSNIPYVLLGTGMLWFGWFGFNAGSALSASASAATAFGTTTIASASAMITWILFDRINGRSVSALGACIGAVVGLVAITPGCGFVSIQESLFIGFISAIVSNVMVNWKALKKIDDTLDVFACHGVGGIMGMILTAVFAHGENASLLHGGMEVFLHHMAALILVSVFTFFGSLLLYKITDSVITLRVSEESENRGLDLSQHEEYVK, translated from the coding sequence ATGAAAATAGGATTAAAATGGATCGTTTCGTTTTCAATAATTGCCCTGGTGGCAATCGGTGGCTTATTCTGGAATCCCGCTACAGCTATTGTCAATCCTGACGAGTTTCTGAGTGAAGATAAGATTGTGGGAGCTGACGTGGCATGGATTCTTGCCGCAGCAGGTCTTGTTTTGCTGATGACGCCCGGTCTTTCCTTTTTTTATGGAGGAATGGTGGGTAAGAAAAACGTGATTTCCACGATGTTGCAGAGCTTTATTGCGTTAGGAGTAATTTCTATATTATGGATCTTGGTAGGGTTTTCCCTATCTTTTGGAGAATCTTTAGGATTCAATATCAATGGTAATCACTATGGAATCATTGGGAATCCCCTGAGTTATCCATTCTTTAATGGGGTAGGTGTTTTTCCCCACAAAGCAATGGCTTCTACTATTCCTTTTATTCTTTTCGCACTGTTCCAGATGAAGTTTGCGGTTATTACCCCTGCCATTATTACCGGATCGTTTGCCGAGAGGGTTCGCTTTATTTCCTATCTTTTATTTATTGTTCTTTTCTCTCTCTTCATTTATACACCCCTTTGTCATATGGTATGGCATCCTGATGGCCTTTTAAACAAATATTTTGGAGTAAAAGACTTCGCAGGAGGAACAGTAGTGCATATGAGTGCAGGTTTTGCAGCCCTTGCAGGCGCCTTAGTGGTAGGAAGCCGAAAAGCACCCCATCATGAACCATCTAATATCCCTTATGTGCTTTTAGGAACAGGAATGTTGTGGTTTGGATGGTTTGGATTTAATGCAGGATCAGCTTTAAGTGCATCTGCATCTGCAGCCACAGCGTTTGGAACCACTACGATTGCATCTGCTTCAGCAATGATAACCTGGATACTGTTTGATAGAATCAATGGGAGGAGTGTCTCAGCATTGGGAGCCTGTATTGGAGCAGTTGTTGGCTTGGTGGCCATTACTCCCGGCTGTGGATTTGTCAGCATTCAGGAGAGCCTTTTTATAGGGTTTATTTCGGCCATTGTTTCTAACGTAATGGTCAATTGGAAGGCTTTAAAGAAAATAGATGATACACTGGATGTATTTGCCTGCCATGGGGTAGGTGGGATTATGGGAATGATTCTTACTGCTGTTTTTGCTCATGGTGAAAATGCAAGTTTGCTTCATGGAGGTATGGAGGTATTTCTTCATCATATGGCTGCTCTGATTCTGGTTTCTGTTTTTACCTTTTTCGGATCGTTGCTTTTGTATAAAATTACAGATTCTGTTATTACATTAAGGGTTTCCGAAGAGTCTGAAAATAGAGGCCTTGATCTTTCTCAGCATGAGGAGTATGTGAAGTGA